In the bacterium genome, AATAACCGGTTTTTTATCCAGCCAGTAAGTTGCACCATTTGCCCTTAATTTCGGCAATTCCCGAACGTAGACCACAGAAACACCGCTGTCCGCACAAAGATTCACTATGTCTGTCCAAACAGCATCATCTGCTCGTTGAGTAAATTCACGGATTTTAAATATGGTCTTTTTGAATTTACTTTTATTAAAAGAACCGCATTCCATTTCAGCAGAATCTATCTCGCCCTTTCTCAACCATGCGGTTAAAGCCCATTTATCGGCAGTAAATTTATCGGTTTTTCTCCAAGCCACGCTGGCGGCGCCAGCTTTATCAATATTTTTTAAATCTGATACGCCAAAATACACCTGGAGTTCCCGTACAAGATTGGGTTTATCCTGCTGTTGTTTTATCCAACCATACTCTACCATATGCCGGACTGGTATGCTTTTAAGTATATCTTCCTGTTCTTTCAGGGACTTAATTTCTTTTAACCGGGCTATTTGCTCGCGATAATTGTTCTCCAAATTAAGCCAAAACGAAGCCGGCTGGCCTAGTATTTTTTCAAACTGAATTGCAGTCTCGGGCGTAATGGCCGCCTTGCCGTTAATGATCTCGTTTATCGTCTTGACCGGCCTATCAGCCCTACTAGCTAAATCGGATTGGGACATACACCGATTCTCAAGCAGTTCTTTTACGGTTTCTCCCGGCGCTACAGCATAATCCGGGTTGTACCTATGATATTTTTGTGGAGCCATTATAATCAAATCAAAAAGTTTAATGATAATCGGTTATATCGGTAACGACTATTTCCGTTACCTTTTCCAGGTCAATACCGCCATTACCTTTTAAAGGAACCGGATCATGGGCCGGCTTAAACAATAAACGAAAGGGTTGTTTAACATCAACAGCAAAAATTCCTTTTTTATTACCAGTTAACTCATGCCGTCTTGCCGGTGGCGTAGTAGGTACTTGGGATAAGTTTTCAAACGCCCGTAACTCCTGCAAACGTTGCATGATCTTTTTACCGTTCTCGGGGCCATAAGTTCGGACTATTTCTTTTTGGCTGTCTAATGTTTTTGCCAAGCTGTTGTTTTTAAAGTATACTATCATTTTCAGTAAATGTCAAGTGTTTTATTAACCCTAAAGGTTAAATAATTAATGACCATTTTTACTTTAACTATAGTTGACCTCTTTCTACTTCAACGTATCATTTATATACGCCATCAGCAGGTCCCTGGCCGCGTTCAGCCCCTTCAAATGCGTCCGCTCCATTCCGTGGCTGGCGCTCACCCCCGGGCCTATCAGCCCCACCCTAATATCGTACCCGGCCGCCAAGGCCGCCCCTCCGTCCGAGCCGTACAGCGGGAAAACATCCAGCCGGTGGGCAATGCCGTGGGCCGTGGCCAGACGGGAGATCTTCTGCCTCATGGCATAATCATACGGCCCGTTGGAATCTTTTACGCAGATGGAGACCGCCGTCTCCACCCCGTCCACCTTCTCGCCCACCACCCCCATGTCCACCACCAGCATCTCGGCGGCCATTGCCGGCACCCCGGCCGAGGCCCCGTGGCCCACCTCCTCGTAGTTGGAGAAGAAGAATGTCACCGGCAGTTTTTCCAGCTCCTTGGAACCCAGCGCCAGCAGGGCGTCCAGCATGGCGGCCGAGCCGGCCTTGTCGTCCAGGAACCGGCACTTGATGAACCCGGAATCGGTGTATTCAAAACGGGGGTCAAAGCAGATGAAGTCCCCGGTGCGGATCCCCAGCTTCTCGGTCTCCTCTTTCTTGGTGACCTCGGCGTCCAGCCGGATGTGCATGCTGTCGGTCTTGCGCTCGGCCTTGTCCGCCTCCTTGTTGACGTGGGCCGCCGGGTTGTTCAACAGCAGGGTGCCCCGGAACTTTTTGTCCTCGGAGGTGATGATGGTGACATACTCGCCCTCGAACGAAGCCAGCACCGGCGAGCCGATCTTGGTGAAGGCCAGGGAGCCGTCGCTGTTGATGCCGCTGACCATCAGGCCCAGGGTGTCCACGTGGCCCGAGATCACCAGCCTGGGCGCCTGGTGGTTCCCGCACAACAGCCCGCCCTTGTTGGTGCGCCGGGCGGTTATGCCGTTCTTTTGGCACAGCTCAGTGATGTGGTCCATCACCGCGCCGGTATAGCCCGATGGCGAGTGAATGGCCTCCAGGTCCTTCAGCAATTGGACGATGCGTTCCATGGTGCTCCTTTTTAGCTAAAGATTACTGCTATTTTTCCACGGCAGGAAAGCCAGTATGGTTTCTTTCTTGGCTCTTACCCCGTCTGCTGTCCGTTCTATCAGGTTCATTTTTTCCAAGGCATTCAGATCGCGTTGGATCGTTTTATATGTTTTGCTGGCGTAGTCCCTGGCCAGCCGGGGCGAAAGTTCGGCGATCTTTTGGGGCGGCACCGGCTTTTCGGAATGGGAAATATCCAGGACCAGGTTTCTCTGCCGGATATCGGAACGGCTGATCCTGCTGTGAAACATGTCATGGACGTAATTTTCCCAGGCAACATCCCATTGCTGATTGCGGATGCGTTCCAACTGTTCCCTTAAACCGTCAACAAACCCCTGCGCAGCGTAAGACAAAAACGGAATGATCTCACCGCCGGTCTTGCTGGCCGAATCAAGCTGGTGGTAGTATTCGGTGCGGGTCTGGTTGTAGTGATTGCTTAGTAGATGGGCAGCCGGGGTGGGCACTCCGGCGGACAATAGTATCTGAAATTCCACCAGGCGGGCGGTGCGTCCGTTGCCGTCGCCGAAAGGATGTATCCAGGCCAGGTAAATATGAGCCACTACGGCCTTGATGATGGCATAAACCGTCTCCATGCCTGCTGCAGGTTTAAAGTCATCGCTGTTCAGCCACTGACATAAGCGCTCCAGCAGATGCCCGCAGTCTTCGGCCGGCGCCCCTCGGTAAACATTACCCACCACCACCGAGTGCGCCCGGATCTCGCCCGGCACAACATCCTTCTCCAGCGTAAGTTTATTCAGCACCTGCCGGTTGAATTCTGTTATTCGTTCCGGAGTAAGCTCAACCACGCCGTTACGCAAACGTTCGCCTATCTGATTGCAGGCCGTAATTATATTTTCCACTTCCTGGGCCAGATATTCTTTTGAGGGCGGCAGTTTAAGCGTGCCGTCCATGTGCTGTAAGACCTGTTCTTCCGACAAGGAATTGCCCTCTATGGCGGTGGTTGCGGCCACTCCTTTTGCCAGGTAGATCAGATGCATCTCCTTGGCTGTTTGGGGACGCAATGGCACACCGGCTATATGTTCGCATTTAGATGAGGCCTCGCCTAGCGACATCCATAATTGCGGCAGAGTTGGGCGAAGGTCTATGTTGAATTTTATCCAAGGATGTGTCGTAATATATGTCCTCATACATGTCCTTTAATATGTCCACTGTAAACACAATATTATCATATTGTTATATTGATGTCAATATATATTTTGTCCATATATATGTCTATATATTTAAGCCTCTTTTCAATCCAAAACATAGTAAGATCAAAGATGAAAAACTTGTTTTTAAATATGCTTTAAGCATACTACCAAAGAAGGACAAAATCAAGCAAAATAACCAAGCCGCCCCGGTGTCTTGTCCGCCGTAGTCCCGCCAAAGCGAGACGAAGGAGGATTCCGGAGGCGGCTGTTAACGAAAAGGAGGGAACTACAAACTACTAAACGTATTCACATCGTAATTACACAATTAATTTTATTTTTGCCTTTTGATTTTTTATTTTCTATATCCCAGAGTGATCATGTGGGTCGACCCGATCTCGTCCCCCGGGATCATGGCGTAATCCACCGAGATCCCGCTGACATTTACCCCCAGCCCGAACCTGAGCATGGATAAGAATCCCTGGTCACGGTCGGTCTTAAGTCCGGCGCGAAGACTGAGATACTTGGGCAGGTTATATTCCGCTCCCAGTCCCACTGACGGCATATCGTCCAGGGGAACATCCAGCGAGAACACAGGCAGTAGCGGCAGGTTGTAAAAGTAATAGCTGCAGCCCAGCGAAAAGGTGATGGGCAGGCCGGCAGACTCGTCCACGAACTTGGGGCCGGACCCCAGGTTCTTAACCGCCGCCCCCAGGGTGAAGCGGTTGAATTTTTTGATGGCGCCCAGGTCCATCATCACCGAAGTGGCCGATTCCTCCTCCAATGACTGGCTGGCCAGCTTGAGCGAGGCCCCCAGATGCATCTTCTGTTTGACGAAGCGCCGGGCATACGTGGCGGCAATGCCCAGATCGGTGCCGTTGAAGGTGGTTTCGTTGCGGGCGTACTGGTCCAGCCCCACCATGTCGCCGTAGTTGAAATGGGTGACGGACAAGGCCACCGCGTTTTTGCCAAAACTCATTCCCCCGGCCAGGTAGCCGTAATACATGTCCAGATAGGTGGGCGCCATGCTGGCGGTGAAGGCCATCGGGCCCAGGTCGGCCACCCCGGCCGGGTTCCAAAAGCCGCCGTAGATGTCGCCGGATACGGCGGTGTAGGCCTCGCCCATGGCGGTGGGCCGGGCTCCCTGGGGCAGGGTTAAAAAGACGGCTGATTTGTCGCCCGGGGTCAGGGCCCAAAGCTGGGCGGCAAAAAGCAGCAGCACGGTTGAATAAAATATTTTTTTCATGATCTTCATTCTCCATTTATTTTCTGATGAAACTTACGGATCCGCAGATTTCACAGATTTTGCAGATTCAACTATATGATTTACCCCTTTATTTTTTATCTGCGTAATCTGCGGATAGAAATATCTTCGGTTATCGGATTATGGCTATCTTGCCGGTCTTTTTTGCCCCCTGGGGATTGGTGACGGAATAGATGTACACCCCGCTGGCGGCTTTGGCGGCCCAGGTGGCCAGGCCGTCGCCGTTGGTCTCGGCTATCTCTTCCACCAACCGTCCCTTGATGTCGTAGATCCTGATGGTGGCCAAAGACGTCAGCCCTTCGAAGTTGACCACGGTATGCCCGATATAGGGCTTGAAAGGATTGGGGAAGACCCTGAGATTCTCCAGGTCGGCGGCCGCGGTCGGGCCCTGGACCACGATCCGGATGGAATCGGTGTCCACCGTCAGGTCGTTGCCCACCGCCCGCAGTTTGGCGTAGCCCACGTAGCGCCCGGCCGGGGTTCCCTCGGGAACATACAGGGTCACGGTGACGTCCAGGGTCTGCCCGATGCTCAGGGCGGGGAACGAGGCCGGGGATTCAATGAATCCGGCGCTTAGGGTCAGCGAGGGATTGTCGACATTGTGCAGGGTGATGCCGTTGGCCGTCAGGCTGTCTATCACCGCGGTGCTGGGGCCGTCCAGGGAATCGGGATTGATGCCGCTGGTTGTGTTGACTATGCTGAAACTGCGGGAGACATAGGCCGGCCCGGCCGGCAGCACGCCGAAGTTCAGGCTGTCGCCTGCGGCATCCAGCAGGTCGGGGAAGATGTCCAGGTCCACCTGGCTGACCACCACATGGCCGTGCCGGGAGTAGATGTTGCCGGTGGTGTCCTCTATCAGGTCGCGCCAGACCAGGAAGAAATTGGCCACCGAGTCGATGTTGGTGATGGCCACCGCCGGGGGATAGAAGATGTTGCCGAAGTTGGCCCCGCTGTTGCCGGTGTAGGTGTCGAACATCTTGTAGGACGGGGTGAACTGGTTGACTGTATCATTGAAGGCGCACAGCCTGAGCTCGAACAGGGAATCGGTGGATCCCAAATTGGAATGCCAGACCACGATCATGTTGCCGGTGGTCTGGTCGATGGCCATCCGGGGCCGGTAGTTCCAGGTGCCGGACAGGGTGTCGCTGACCCGGACGTTGGCCGAGAAGGCGGCCGAACTGTCGGCCTTCTGGCTGAAGAACAGCACCGGCTGGGCGTTGGAGGCCGCCACCCCGGTTCGGGTGTCCTCCCAGATCACCATGGTCTTATTGTTGATCCGGTCGATGGTGGGGTTCTGCATCCGGGCCACGTCGCCGTTGTCGTTGATCATGGCGTCGGTGCCGAAGGTCAGGCCGTAGTCGCCGGAGCTGTTGCAATAGATGTCGCACTGGGGATCGTTGGTGTTGCCGGAATTGGACTGTTCGTAGGTCACGAACACCTTGCCGCTGTCGTCGGTGACGATGGCCGGGTGCTTGGCGGCCTTGGTGGAATCGGTGTTCACCCGGACCATGCCGGTGAAGTTGGCGTCCCTGGTCAGCGAGTAGGCCATCCTGATCTTGGTGGCGGTGGTGCCAAAGGCCTCGGTCCACACCAGGTACAGCAGGCTGTCCCTGGGATCGACCGCGATCCGGGGCAGGGGGCCGTAGTTGTTCTGGTCGTCCTTGTTGTTGTTGACCCACACTCCCTTGACGGTATCCGGCTGGCTGAAAGTGTTTCCGCCGTCGGTGGATTTGGACAGGTATATCCGCCATTTGGTGTCGGGATATTTCACCTGCCAGGCAATGTAGATGGCGCCCGAAGCCCCCTTGACCATCCAGGGAAAGACGTTGTCCAGGCTGTCGTTGCAGACCACCACGTTGGGCCGGGAATATGTGGCCGCCAGGTCGGTGGATCTGGCGAAGTATATGGCGTGGTTGCCGTCGTTGTCCCGGTCGTCCTCCCAGACGGTGTAGACCCGGGGATTGGCGGCCAGGCTGTCATCGATGATGGTGTAGGGATGGATGGCCTCGTGGGGGACGCTTCCAGTGGCATCGTCCACCCGCACCCGCGGCCCCCAGCTGATCCCCTGGGACCAGGCAATGGCTGGGAACAGTAACATAATCCAAAACAACTTTTTGATGTGCATGGCGATAACTCCTTGTTGGACAATTAGTGATATAGGATTAGAGTAACAAAGAATGCCTTCCGGTTCCCGAAAAATGAAGATTTATTACAACACTATGACGGACCGGCCGGCTGCCGATAAAATACTGATTTTATGATTGACTTATAGCATTTAAATCTGATAGACTAATAACATAGCTTATTCTGCCCGTGAATAAGCTATGCAAATCCTAAATGATAATATCTAAATCCTAAAGTCTTTGTTTTGAGTTTTATTTTTAGGAATTGGATATTGTTTAGTTTTTGTGATTTAGAATTTAGCATTTTGAAAGGCCTGATATTTTGGACAAAAAGAACGACCTCCAGGCGGTGGAAAGCCTGGCCTCAGCCAAAAAACAGATCGAAACCGAGCTGTCCAAGGTCATAGTGGGACAGCAGGCGGTGATCGACGAGCTGTTGACCGCCCTGCTCTGCGGGGGCCATGTGCTATTGGTGGGCGTGCCCGGCCTGGCCAAGACCCTGATGATCAACACCCTGGCCCAAAGCCTTAACCTGAGCTTCAACCGCATTCAGTTCACCCCGGACCTGATGCCCTCGGACATCACCGGCACGGACATCATCGAGGAGGAACAAGGCAGCCGCAAGCGGTTCTTCAAGTTTCTCAAGGGCCCGGTGTTCGCCAACATCGTGCTGGCCGACGAGATCAACCGCACCCCGCCCAAGACCCAGGCCGCTTTGCTTCAGGCCATGCAGGAGCGCAAGGTGACGGCCGGGGGCAACACCTTTATATTGGACGAGCCGTTCTTCGTGCTGGCCACCCAGAACCCCATCGAGCAGGAGGGCACCTATCCCCTGCCCGAGGCGCAATTGGACCGCTTCATGTTCAACACCCTGGTGGATTACCCCTCGTCCGATGAAGAAGTGCAGATAGTGAAAAGCACCACCTCGGCCTACCAGGCCAGCATCAAGCCGGTGCTGTCGGCGGCGGAGATCGTGGCCCTGCAGCAGCTGGTGCGCCGGGTGCCGGTGGCCGACAGCGTGGTGGAGTTCGCGGTCAGCCTTTGCCGCCGCACCCGCCCCAAGACCGCTGAGTCGCCGGATTTTGTAAAGGAGTACGTGGCCTGGGGGGCCGGCCCCCGCGCCTCGCAGTACCTGATCCTGGGCGCCAAGGCCCGGGCCATCCTGGAGGGCCGGCTGGCTCCGGGGATTGAGGATGTAAGGGCTTTGGCCCTGCCGGTGCTGAGGCACAGGATCATCACCAACTTCAACGCCGAGGCCGCCGGGGTGGATTCGGTGGAGATCATACACCGGCTGCTGGGGTAACGCTGCCCACGAAAGGACACGAAAAGGACAAATGAAATAGGAAATAGGAAATTATAAAATCATTTTGTGTCTTGGTGTCTTTGTGGCAAAGAAAATATACTTTAGAATGGAGATACAATGAAAACATTAGTGGTCTATTACAGCCGCACCGGGTTCACCAAGAAGCTGGCTCTGGCCCTGGCGGCCAAACTGCAGGCCGATACTGAAGAGCTAGTGGACAACACCAGCCGGAAGGGCATCATGGGCTGGCTTAAGGGCGGCCGGGATGCCGTCAAAAAATTCATGACCGTGATCTCCCCGGCCCAAAAGGACCCGGCCCAGTACGACCTGGTGGTGGTGGGCTCGCCGGTCTGGGCCGGCACCATGGCTCCGGCCTTAAGGACCTACCTGACCCAGCAGAAAGCCAAGGTCAAAAAGTCGGCCTGTTTCTGCACCATGGGCGGCTACGGCGACCAGGGGCTTTTCTCCCAGGTGGAGGATATCCTGGGGCAAAAGGCTTTAGCCACTCTTACGGTCAGGACCAAGCAGGTGGCCGGCAGCCAGTATGCCGCGGAGCTGGACAGGTTCGCGGAGCAGATCTCGAGGCAGTGACTTGTGGTTTCTATCCGCAGATTTCACAGATTTTCACAGATTTTTTCTATTCAAGCTAATATTTTTAGCAAAAATAAAATCGTTATCATCTGCGTTAATAGTTCGGTTGCCACTCACTACAACGTCTGTGGATAAAGGTTCCTAAGTAAGTTAGATAATCATTTATCAATAATCCAACAGCTAAAGACTATGCCGGCACAAGAAGGTTCCAGGCGGGCCTGGGTGGTCTCGGTGGACATGGGCTATGGCCATCAGCGGGCCGCCTATCCCCTTAACGAGATCGCCAACGAGCGGATCATCACCGCCAACAACGACCAGATCATCTCGCCCCGGGAAAAGAACATCTGGGAGTGGAGCCGGATCGGCTACGAGACCGTCTCCCGGCTAAAGTCCATTCCCGGCATCGGGCCGTTCATCTTTGGGCTGTACGACAAACTGCAGGCCATCGCCCCCTTCTACCCTTTCAAGGTGGATTACCGGCCCACCGCCACGGTGCTGAGGACCAAGAAGATGATCGAGAAGTGGGGCCTGTGCTCCAGCCTGATAGACTACGTGAAAAAGGAAAGCCTGCCATTCATCGCCACCCACTTCATCCCGGCCCTGGCCGCCGACTACCTGGGGATGCAGCGGGTCTACTGCGTCATCACCGACACCGACATGAACCGGGTCTGGGTCAGCAAGAACCCGGCCGAGTCCCGGATAAACTACCTGACCCCCTCCCGCCACGCCTCCATGCGCCTGCGCCAGTATGGGGTGCCCGAGGACCGGATAACCATGACCGGCTTTCCCCTGCCCCGGGAGAACATCGGGGGCCGGGACCAGTCAATTTTGAAGAAGGACCTGCTGGAGCGCCTGCCCACCTTGGATCCCAACAACCGGTTCATCTCGGCCTACCGCGAGGTGATCCATAAATATTTGGGCGATGTCAAGGAGAAGAGCAAGCGCCCGGTGACCCTGTGCTACATGGTGGGCGGGGCCGGGGCCCAGACCGAGATCGGCATCACCATCGTCAGATCGCTGAAGAAGAAGATCGAGCAGGGCAAGGTCCGGGTGACCCTGGTGGCCGGCACCCGGCTGGACGTGGCCAGTTATTTCAAGCAGGAGCTTAGCGCCATGGGCTGCGACTGCGAGGGCCGCTCCGGCATCAAGGTGATCTACGGCCTGGACAAGCGGGCCTACTTTGCCGCCTTCAACCAGGAACTGCACGAGACCGACATCATCTGGACCAAGCCCTCGGAGATGTCCTTTTACACCGCGCTGGGACTGCCCATCATCATCGCCCCGCCGGTGGGGGCCCACGAGAAGTTCAACCAGGAATGGCTGGAGCACATCGGCTCGGGCTTTTTGCAGGAGGACCCCCGCTACGTGGACCAGTGGCTGTTCTACGTGCTGGAGAGCGGGCGCTACGCCGAGGCCGCCTGGCACGGGTTTATGAACGCGCCGGGGCTGGGAACATATAAGATAGAGGATGCGTTGTTCGGGGCATAGTAAATTTATACAAAATAGTTGCGTAAACACATTAGTTAGCAGCAATTAAATTGAGAGAATAACATGTTAAAAAAAATATTGTTTATTGCAGTGCCTATTTTGCTGTTATTCGTGACCATAACGATACTTTTCACAAAAAGAGATACCCCCTTCACAAATAATCAAATTAAAACAGATAGTATCCCTTTAATTTCTAAAATTGAATGTGCCGTTGACACATCTTTGTATCCAGATTCAATTTTATTCAGCAGATGGATCGGTGACTTTTCTAATGGCAAAATAACTTTCATAGCAAATGATTTAAACGATAAATACGACGTTAATGATACTATTAATAATTATTCGGATTCTTCATTGCTGAAGAAAAACAACGTTGTATGGGTTTGCTTGCCTTGGTGTAACCCGATGAGGGCGTTAATTGACTCTATCTACAGAGACCGTAGCTACCCTGAATATCTATATAGCTATTTTTACAGAGCTAAAATAATAAGTGCTAATTACCCTTCATATAGAAAGGGTGATTTAATTTCCAGAGGTCCTGGTTTAGTATATTTAAAAAAACCACCAAATTACTTCCCGTTAGATACATTGAAAATACGGAATTTGAACCCCGATGAGCATACTTTCTTTAATAACTGGTTAGAAAAGGAATATGGAACATTAAGCAAAGCATTTGTTGAGTCAGTACAAGTAAACCGGAATGTAATACATCTAGACTCGTTAAAAACGTCAAAAGAAATACTTAAATTATATTATCCGCCCAAGAATAAATATTATTATGTCGTTAATTGTTATTACAATTACAATTATCCCTTGGGTATTTGTTTTCTATCTTTAGCATATATCGAAAACAATCAAATAATTACTGT is a window encoding:
- a CDS encoding M42 family metallopeptidase, translated to MERIVQLLKDLEAIHSPSGYTGAVMDHITELCQKNGITARRTNKGGLLCGNHQAPRLVISGHVDTLGLMVSGINSDGSLAFTKIGSPVLASFEGEYVTIITSEDKKFRGTLLLNNPAAHVNKEADKAERKTDSMHIRLDAEVTKKEETEKLGIRTGDFICFDPRFEYTDSGFIKCRFLDDKAGSAAMLDALLALGSKELEKLPVTFFFSNYEEVGHGASAGVPAMAAEMLVVDMGVVGEKVDGVETAVSICVKDSNGPYDYAMRQKISRLATAHGIAHRLDVFPLYGSDGGAALAAGYDIRVGLIGPGVSASHGMERTHLKGLNAARDLLMAYINDTLK
- a CDS encoding Fic family protein, producing the protein MPLRPQTAKEMHLIYLAKGVAATTAIEGNSLSEEQVLQHMDGTLKLPPSKEYLAQEVENIITACNQIGERLRNGVVELTPERITEFNRQVLNKLTLEKDVVPGEIRAHSVVVGNVYRGAPAEDCGHLLERLCQWLNSDDFKPAAGMETVYAIIKAVVAHIYLAWIHPFGDGNGRTARLVEFQILLSAGVPTPAAHLLSNHYNQTRTEYYHQLDSASKTGGEIIPFLSYAAQGFVDGLREQLERIRNQQWDVAWENYVHDMFHSRISRSDIRQRNLVLDISHSEKPVPPQKIAELSPRLARDYASKTYKTIQRDLNALEKMNLIERTADGVRAKKETILAFLPWKNSSNL
- a CDS encoding flavodoxin — encoded protein: MKTLVVYYSRTGFTKKLALALAAKLQADTEELVDNTSRKGIMGWLKGGRDAVKKFMTVISPAQKDPAQYDLVVVGSPVWAGTMAPALRTYLTQQKAKVKKSACFCTMGGYGDQGLFSQVEDILGQKALATLTVRTKQVAGSQYAAELDRFAEQISRQ
- a CDS encoding PorV/PorQ family protein, with the translated sequence MKKIFYSTVLLLFAAQLWALTPGDKSAVFLTLPQGARPTAMGEAYTAVSGDIYGGFWNPAGVADLGPMAFTASMAPTYLDMYYGYLAGGMSFGKNAVALSVTHFNYGDMVGLDQYARNETTFNGTDLGIAATYARRFVKQKMHLGASLKLASQSLEEESATSVMMDLGAIKKFNRFTLGAAVKNLGSGPKFVDESAGLPITFSLGCSYYFYNLPLLPVFSLDVPLDDMPSVGLGAEYNLPKYLSLRAGLKTDRDQGFLSMLRFGLGVNVSGISVDYAMIPGDEIGSTHMITLGYRK
- a CDS encoding killer suppression protein, coding for MAKTLDSQKEIVRTYGPENGKKIMQRLQELRAFENLSQVPTTPPARRHELTGNKKGIFAVDVKQPFRLLFKPAHDPVPLKGNGGIDLEKVTEIVVTDITDYH
- a CDS encoding MoxR family ATPase; translated protein: MDKKNDLQAVESLASAKKQIETELSKVIVGQQAVIDELLTALLCGGHVLLVGVPGLAKTLMINTLAQSLNLSFNRIQFTPDLMPSDITGTDIIEEEQGSRKRFFKFLKGPVFANIVLADEINRTPPKTQAALLQAMQERKVTAGGNTFILDEPFFVLATQNPIEQEGTYPLPEAQLDRFMFNTLVDYPSSDEEVQIVKSTTSAYQASIKPVLSAAEIVALQQLVRRVPVADSVVEFAVSLCRRTRPKTAESPDFVKEYVAWGAGPRASQYLILGAKARAILEGRLAPGIEDVRALALPVLRHRIITNFNAEAAGVDSVEIIHRLLG
- a CDS encoding T9SS type A sorting domain-containing protein; translation: MHIKKLFWIMLLFPAIAWSQGISWGPRVRVDDATGSVPHEAIHPYTIIDDSLAANPRVYTVWEDDRDNDGNHAIYFARSTDLAATYSRPNVVVCNDSLDNVFPWMVKGASGAIYIAWQVKYPDTKWRIYLSKSTDGGNTFSQPDTVKGVWVNNNKDDQNNYGPLPRIAVDPRDSLLYLVWTEAFGTTATKIRMAYSLTRDANFTGMVRVNTDSTKAAKHPAIVTDDSGKVFVTYEQSNSGNTNDPQCDIYCNSSGDYGLTFGTDAMINDNGDVARMQNPTIDRINNKTMVIWEDTRTGVAASNAQPVLFFSQKADSSAAFSANVRVSDTLSGTWNYRPRMAIDQTTGNMIVVWHSNLGSTDSLFELRLCAFNDTVNQFTPSYKMFDTYTGNSGANFGNIFYPPAVAITNIDSVANFFLVWRDLIEDTTGNIYSRHGHVVVSQVDLDIFPDLLDAAGDSLNFGVLPAGPAYVSRSFSIVNTTSGINPDSLDGPSTAVIDSLTANGITLHNVDNPSLTLSAGFIESPASFPALSIGQTLDVTVTLYVPEGTPAGRYVGYAKLRAVGNDLTVDTDSIRIVVQGPTAAADLENLRVFPNPFKPYIGHTVVNFEGLTSLATIRIYDIKGRLVEEIAETNGDGLATWAAKAASGVYIYSVTNPQGAKKTGKIAIIR
- a CDS encoding HigA family addiction module antitoxin, which encodes MAPQKYHRYNPDYAVAPGETVKELLENRCMSQSDLASRADRPVKTINEIINGKAAITPETAIQFEKILGQPASFWLNLENNYREQIARLKEIKSLKEQEDILKSIPVRHMVEYGWIKQQQDKPNLVRELQVYFGVSDLKNIDKAGAASVAWRKTDKFTADKWALTAWLRKGEIDSAEMECGSFNKSKFKKTIFKIREFTQRADDAVWTDIVNLCADSGVSVVYVRELPKLRANGATYWLDKKPVIQLSLRHKRNDILWFTFFHEVAHILLHGKKGIFIELDHEVNVKEQEADDFAAEMLIPTK